One genomic region from Ptychodera flava strain L36383 chromosome 14, AS_Pfla_20210202, whole genome shotgun sequence encodes:
- the LOC139149945 gene encoding cyclic AMP-dependent transcription factor ATF-3-like, with amino-acid sequence MNGIVNVEIPLHGSTMVSNQAIGLNPVAVSAQSSSPLTPLLKEEIKKSILSRRSVQELEELDQRREHSDSKQMTPEEEERRRARREKNRLAAAKCRDRQRERAESLFRETQKLESHNNELRNEIRKLAEEKSQLSFALNIHQLQSSVGNHPCKVLMSQGKQARPVGHHRTVHPAEKSSIPAAQGLLGHRSSHFVGFSQPTGIAREQS; translated from the exons ATGAATGGAATCGTGAATGTCGAGATACCACTGCATGGATCAACCATGGTTAGTAATCAGGCGATCGGCCTAAATCCAGTCGCGGTGTCGGCGCAGTCGTCCTCACCCTTGACCCCGCTTCTCAAGGAAGAAATCAAAAAGTCCATCTTGTCAAGGCGTTCTGTCCAGGAATTAGAAGAACTTGACCAACGAAGGGAACACAGCGATTCCAAACAG atgacgccagaagaagAGGAGAGACGTCGAGCAAGGAGAGAGAAAAACAGGCTTGCCGCCGCTAAATGTCGAGATCGACAACGGGAGAGAGCTGAATCGCTGTTCAGG GAAACCCAGAAACTTGAATCACACAACAACGAGCTGCGGAATGAGATCAGAAAGCTAGCAGAAGAGAAGTCACAGTTGTCATTTGCGTTGAACATACATCAGCTACAGTCTTCCGTCGGGAACCACCCTTGCAAAGTGTTGATGTCTCAAGGCAAACAAGCCCGGCCAGTGGGACATCACCGCACAGTGCACCCCGCAGAAAAGTCGTCGATTCCAGCCGCGCAAGGACTGCTGGGTCACCGATCATCTCACTTCGTAGGGTTCTCGCAGCCGACCGGAATCGCTCGTGAGCAAAGCTGA